One window of the Mycoplasmopsis anatis genome contains the following:
- the def gene encoding peptide deformylase, which translates to MYEINLVKLPRKVLREKSLDVPIPLSDEDIELAERMIYHVDDSQKPNTKFRPAVGVAAVQYGILKRVFYIHVKDYQDKTIFRDVLFNPIVLNKSLLLNALAEGEGCLSVDDSWPNQEGYIHRANRIVVKAYSYFQQKEVTYDVSDYVAIVMQHELDHLDGKLFIDHISKKHPWRKKEKCKYL; encoded by the coding sequence ATGTATGAGATAAATTTAGTTAAATTACCAAGGAAAGTATTAAGAGAAAAATCGTTAGATGTACCAATTCCTCTTTCAGATGAAGATATTGAATTAGCTGAGAGAATGATTTATCATGTTGATGATAGTCAAAAACCTAATACAAAATTCAGGCCTGCTGTTGGAGTTGCTGCCGTGCAATACGGTATATTAAAGAGAGTGTTTTATATTCATGTTAAGGATTATCAAGATAAAACTATTTTCAGAGATGTTTTATTTAATCCTATAGTTTTAAATAAATCATTATTATTAAATGCACTCGCTGAAGGTGAAGGTTGTTTAAGTGTTGATGATAGTTGACCAAATCAAGAAGGTTATATCCATAGAGCGAATCGTATAGTTGTCAAGGCTTATAGTTATTTTCAGCAAAAAGAAGTTACCTATGATGTATCAGACTACGTCGCTATTGTCATGCAACATGAATTAGATCACTTGGATGGCAAACTTTTTATCGATCATATTAGTAAAAAACATCCTTGAAGAAAAAAAGAAAAATGTAAATACTTATAG
- a CDS encoding CvpA family protein, with product MQDLINTLSKIVEFKYTTAIMIIWFILVLVLGYLWGFKRGLIANIINVAIIFVALVVAAIISVLVKPSISNALIKADESGMLKDSGLVNTLVGYLALFIHLICLILFMVASGILGLFRKKVKRSTMRPFYGLISMAGAVPLAAISTAAISPITKYDNGMSKFVGALSLGVTFSTANSAEGVVEALVKFQENMNKINSDNPKEREEGAKNLLNDPSIGNLLDKLIEENNKKEPNKTDTNTNVDKNQPSQPNTPNNPKPQPSNPNNPEPQPSNPNNPEPQPSNPNNSTIIDNKILEELIGDNKEFFEELKTNNQIAENINKFVEIDVNEITKEQIQEITSELVQNARKHFGESKQIDAILSVVEKEGIESLSNNGVKIVDLGITLVKNQIGENTNIQFDKIGTKLKDIINKAAELKNINN from the coding sequence ATGCAAGATTTAATTAATACATTAAGCAAAATTGTTGAGTTTAAATATACTACAGCAATAATGATTATTTGATTTATTTTAGTTCTTGTTTTAGGTTATTTATGAGGATTTAAACGTGGACTAATCGCCAACATTATTAATGTTGCTATCATTTTTGTGGCTTTAGTTGTTGCAGCTATAATCTCTGTTCTTGTTAAACCATCTATTTCAAACGCATTAATAAAAGCCGATGAGAGTGGAATGCTTAAAGATTCTGGATTAGTCAATACCCTAGTAGGTTATTTAGCATTATTTATTCACTTAATTTGCCTAATATTATTTATGGTTGCTTCTGGTATATTAGGATTGTTTAGAAAAAAAGTTAAAAGATCTACCATGAGACCATTTTATGGTTTAATAAGTATGGCTGGAGCAGTTCCATTAGCTGCGATTTCAACAGCTGCAATTAGCCCAATTACTAAATATGATAATGGAATGAGTAAATTTGTTGGAGCACTTAGTTTAGGAGTTACTTTTAGTACCGCTAACAGTGCTGAAGGTGTTGTAGAAGCTTTAGTTAAGTTTCAAGAAAATATGAATAAAATAAATAGTGATAACCCTAAAGAAAGGGAAGAAGGTGCAAAAAATCTTTTAAATGATCCTTCAATCGGGAACTTGTTAGATAAATTGATTGAAGAAAATAACAAAAAAGAACCAAATAAAACTGATACCAACACAAATGTTGATAAAAATCAACCTTCTCAACCAAACACTCCAAATAACCCTAAACCACAACCATCTAACCCAAACAACCCTGAACCACAACCATCTAACCCAAACAACCCTGAACCACAACCATCTAATCCAAACAATAGCACTATTATAGATAATAAAATTCTTGAAGAGTTAATTGGTGATAACAAAGAATTTTTTGAAGAACTTAAAACCAATAATCAAATAGCAGAAAATATCAACAAATTTGTTGAGATTGATGTTAATGAAATAACAAAAGAACAAATTCAAGAAATTACTTCTGAATTAGTTCAAAATGCTAGAAAACACTTTGGTGAATCAAAACAAATTGATGCTATATTATCGGTTGTTGAAAAAGAAGGAATTGAATCTCTTTCAAATAATGGTGTTAAAATCGTTGATTTAGGAATTACTTTAGTTAAAAATCAAATTGGAGAAAATACAAATATTCAGTTTGATAAAATCGGAACAAAACTTAAAGATATTATCAATAAAGCAGCTGAATTAAAAAATATAAATAACTAA
- a CDS encoding ArsR family transcriptional regulator — protein sequence MIKLEDFFKVCSSKLNLQLLIHLYLCEENECNVQSLIELTGQKQANVSKHFMYLRKLKLVESFKKGASVYYKLHPEFKKTYSKYLDHISLDKNYSKFACDCIDWKNIKENMLHNH from the coding sequence TTGATTAAATTAGAAGATTTTTTTAAGGTTTGTTCGTCTAAATTAAATTTACAATTATTAATTCATTTATATTTATGTGAAGAAAATGAGTGTAATGTACAATCTCTTATCGAACTTACAGGTCAAAAACAAGCTAATGTATCAAAACATTTCATGTACTTAAGAAAACTAAAATTAGTTGAATCATTCAAAAAGGGTGCTAGTGTATATTATAAGTTACATCCAGAATTTAAAAAAACTTATTCCAAATACCTTGATCATATATCACTTGATAAAAATTACTCAAAATTTGCATGTGATTGTATAGATTGAAAAAACATTAAAGAAAATATGTTGCATAATCATTAA